In Anaerobaca lacustris, the following proteins share a genomic window:
- a CDS encoding molybdopterin converting factor: MKILFINNSGGGFADYLDVNDQTTVSQFFKDKMPHERPEDYLIRVNRQPVPRDYVLQANDRVTVTPTKIEGAA; encoded by the coding sequence ATGAAGATCCTGTTCATCAATAATTCAGGTGGCGGCTTCGCCGATTATCTGGACGTCAACGATCAAACGACTGTGTCGCAGTTCTTCAAGGACAAGATGCCTCATGAGCGGCCTGAAGACTATCTGATCCGCGTCAATCGCCAGCCGGTGCCGCGCGATTACGTGCTGCAAGCCAACGACCGCGTGACCGTCACGCCCACGAAGATCGAGGGGGCGGCATAG
- a CDS encoding tyrosine-type recombinase/integrase: METIRPNEPAAVRHNARRQSRRAKRYERFGEIIRYLTQDELQQFFDSVDQYHHKLMFQVIYELGCRVGEFVRIQIKHVHFSRSTVFFPAENTKTRHPRVSYLPRGLTNELKSLLRYKGLMNKRDEKVLKADAYLFHPGKRWNTPYTENRIRQIFQHYVTKAGLQQVYGKDRHGRDLKMFTVHSLRHSHLMHYVVDRGVPLPVVQKQVGHRSLKTTSVYLAPSTEKMAQAYSEARKSDDGRRPQAAYA, encoded by the coding sequence ATGGAGACCATCCGCCCCAATGAACCCGCCGCCGTGCGGCACAACGCACGCAGACAATCGAGACGAGCCAAGCGATACGAGCGTTTCGGCGAGATCATCCGCTATCTGACCCAGGATGAATTGCAGCAGTTCTTCGACAGTGTCGATCAGTACCATCACAAACTGATGTTCCAGGTGATCTACGAACTGGGCTGCCGGGTCGGGGAGTTCGTTCGCATTCAGATCAAGCACGTGCACTTCAGCCGCAGTACGGTCTTCTTCCCGGCCGAGAATACCAAGACCAGACACCCACGCGTCAGCTATCTGCCCAGAGGCCTGACCAATGAACTCAAGAGCCTCCTGAGGTACAAGGGCCTGATGAACAAGCGGGATGAAAAGGTCCTCAAAGCCGATGCCTACCTATTTCACCCTGGAAAACGCTGGAATACCCCCTATACCGAAAACCGCATCCGCCAGATCTTCCAGCACTATGTCACCAAGGCCGGCTTGCAGCAGGTTTATGGCAAAGACCGGCACGGCAGGGATCTGAAGATGTTCACCGTGCACTCATTGAGGCACAGCCATCTGATGCACTACGTGGTGGACCGGGGCGTGCCCCTTCCGGTCGTGCAGAAACAGGTGGGACATCGAAGCCTCAAGACGACCTCGGTCTACCTGGCGCCCTCCACTGAAAAGATGGCTCAGGCCTATAGCGAGGCCCGTAAGTCCGATGATGGTCGCCGCCCACAGGCTGCCTACGCATAG
- a CDS encoding DUF2958 domain-containing protein — MAWRPTQYLVEGELDNTHLGKVTGWMRFAGMNDKVTLDLEGDFHRDIRGAKIRFTGDASETDPPADAKEYMAGFALHHTGKVGDMTAGLPPADYVAGYCYLEWYGEENGRVVIELEPTQVEVIGTPIPARESYPVSRDTQKRNMAEFLGEIAAETNLPAERVVCIGGDTTVTADRRTANDRVRGMKLLPQEIRKILPPLYAQDGKGAKAIAYLKYFTPSSSWTWYITEGSPIKDESGKEVDFHFFGLVDGQDKELGYVALSELESVRGPMGLPIERDLWWKPKTLEEIAPEMFPSEERTEGQG; from the coding sequence ATGGCATGGAGACCAACACAGTATCTGGTAGAAGGCGAGCTCGACAACACCCATTTGGGCAAAGTCACCGGATGGATGCGGTTCGCCGGAATGAACGACAAGGTGACGCTTGATTTGGAAGGGGATTTCCACAGGGACATCCGCGGCGCGAAGATTCGCTTCACAGGCGATGCATCTGAGACAGACCCACCGGCCGATGCCAAAGAGTACATGGCGGGTTTTGCCCTGCATCACACCGGCAAGGTCGGCGACATGACGGCGGGCCTGCCACCAGCAGACTATGTGGCCGGCTATTGCTATCTGGAATGGTACGGTGAAGAGAACGGCCGCGTGGTCATCGAGCTGGAACCGACACAGGTCGAGGTGATTGGGACACCGATCCCGGCGCGGGAGTCCTATCCTGTCTCACGGGACACCCAGAAACGCAACATGGCCGAGTTCCTCGGCGAGATTGCCGCCGAGACGAACCTGCCGGCAGAACGCGTGGTCTGTATCGGTGGCGATACGACGGTTACAGCCGACAGACGGACGGCCAACGACAGGGTTCGCGGCATGAAGCTCCTGCCGCAGGAGATCCGTAAGATACTGCCGCCGCTCTATGCCCAGGATGGCAAGGGCGCAAAGGCCATTGCGTATCTGAAGTACTTCACTCCTTCAAGTTCATGGACTTGGTACATCACGGAAGGATCGCCCATCAAGGACGAGAGCGGCAAGGAGGTGGATTTTCACTTCTTCGGCCTGGTGGACGGCCAGGACAAAGAGCTGGGCTACGTAGCCTTGTCGGAGCTGGAAAGCGTTCGGGGTCCCATGGGCTTGCCCATCGAGCGCGATCTCTGGTGGAAGCCAAAGACCCTGGAAGAGATCGCGCCGGAGATGTTTCCGTCCGAGGAAAGAACGGAGGGACAGGGATGA
- a CDS encoding STAS domain-containing protein, with protein MSIQKWSDRMIFVELSAEPEASDELENLFRCVRDRRDCAVVVDLSKVTVLTSTSLAMLLRLKKLLDGWEQPLLLCSVGYTTQGIISAIGLDGLFEVVPNQFDAFARVQATPDVAMTGAPEAI; from the coding sequence ATGAGCATCCAGAAGTGGTCCGACAGGATGATCTTCGTGGAACTGTCGGCCGAACCCGAGGCAAGCGACGAACTCGAAAACCTCTTTCGCTGTGTTCGTGATCGCCGTGACTGCGCTGTGGTGGTCGATCTAAGCAAGGTGACGGTCCTGACCTCCACATCACTGGCCATGTTGCTGCGTCTCAAGAAACTGTTGGATGGCTGGGAACAGCCCCTTTTGCTCTGCTCGGTAGGCTACACCACCCAAGGAATCATCTCTGCGATCGGCTTGGATGGATTATTTGAGGTTGTCCCCAACCAGTTCGACGCGTTCGCAAGAGTTCAGGCGACACCCGATGTCGCCATGACAGGGGCCCCAGAAGCTATTTGA